One segment of Mycolicibacterium baixiangningiae DNA contains the following:
- the murJ gene encoding murein biosynthesis integral membrane protein MurJ: protein MSTTGWEPGPRPNPPPMAAPRRIPPRPGAVRPDPSRRPPPSPPRQRIPHGPAPRRKAGRPELSDAAVVSRSWGMALATLVSRITGFLRIVLLAAILGAALSSSFTVANQLPNLVAALVLEATFTAIFVPVLARAERDDPDGGTAFVRRLVTLATTLLLIATVLSVAGAPLLVRLMLGDDPQVNSPLTTAFAYLLLPQVVFYGLTSVFMAILNTRNVFGPPAWAPVLNNVVAIATLGLYVLVPGELSVDPVEMGNAKLLVLGIGTTLGVFAQAAVLLLAIRRERISLRPLWGIDDRMKKFGAMAAAMLLYVLISQVGLIVTNQIASASAASGPAIYNYTWLVLQLPFGIIGVTVLTVVMPRLSRNAAANDIPAVLGDLSLATRLTMVTLIPIVAIMTVGGPAIGTALFAYGNFGGTDAGYLGMAITLSAFTLIPYALFLIQLRVFYAREQPWTPIIVIVVVTAVKVIASLAAPALTDDPDLVAGYLGLANGLGFLAGAVVGYILLRASLRPPGGRMLEVQVIRTILVTVAASLLAGLLAYVVDQLLGLETLTVNGGAAGSLLRLAVMGVIMLPVIAGVLLAAKVPEATAAVGLVRSRLGGRRPVSSPSITRPDQAQSAGPFPYSDHRSARPVRRGGGPATGWNGPPVRGTSVHGAGAEMGKGPAVSDDSAGDSAVPPDGAATTKISRPAADSVSRPSADDFQPDVADDRSATTEMPMSGRPPSDYGGDPTRESLPFDAPREPPIEAATSDEDVHLIPGATIAGGRYRLLVFHGGPPNLQFWQALDTALDRQVALTFVDPDATLPDDRVQQILARTLKLSRLDMPGVARVLDVANTGSGGLIVSEWIRGGSLAEVAATTPSPIGGARAMQSLAAAAEAAHRAGVSLSIDHPSRVRVSIEGDVALAFPATMPDANPEDDIRGIGAALYTLLVNRWPLPETGEPSGLAPADTDPAGNPVEPRAVDRDIPFQISAAAAHAVQPDGGIRSAPTLLNLLQQATAVADRTDLISPVDRPDTPAPSRFRGGPDDDPEAQARRKRGLMVGLTIGGVIVVVALIVLGTVLSRIFGDVGSGLDGDELGLNAPGTSAEADSGSPGSGNVVRPVRATVFSPAGGADSPDQAGNAIDGNSTTVWPTDTYSDPNPFPNFKNGVGLILELSQPTTLTSVDIDVSSTGTSAQIRSSPSADPSTLDDTTAMTPSTPLRTGDNTIEISDASPTSYVLVWIDKLGTVDGESRTDVSEITLKGTS from the coding sequence ATGAGCACCACCGGGTGGGAACCGGGCCCCCGGCCGAACCCGCCACCCATGGCTGCTCCGCGCCGCATCCCGCCGCGTCCCGGTGCGGTGCGTCCTGACCCGTCACGCCGGCCGCCGCCGTCACCGCCGCGCCAACGGATCCCGCACGGTCCCGCGCCACGCCGGAAGGCGGGCCGTCCGGAACTCTCCGACGCGGCGGTGGTGTCGCGCTCCTGGGGGATGGCGTTGGCGACGCTGGTCAGCCGCATCACCGGATTCCTGCGGATCGTGCTGCTCGCGGCGATCCTCGGTGCGGCGCTGTCGAGTTCGTTCACCGTCGCGAACCAGCTGCCCAACCTGGTCGCGGCGCTGGTGCTCGAAGCCACGTTCACCGCGATCTTCGTCCCGGTGCTCGCCCGCGCCGAACGCGACGACCCCGACGGCGGCACCGCGTTCGTGCGTCGCCTCGTCACGCTGGCGACCACGCTGCTGCTGATCGCCACGGTGCTCTCGGTGGCGGGCGCACCGCTGCTCGTGCGGTTGATGCTCGGCGACGACCCGCAGGTCAACAGTCCGCTGACGACGGCGTTCGCGTACCTGCTGCTGCCGCAGGTGGTGTTCTACGGGTTGACGTCGGTGTTCATGGCAATCCTCAACACCCGCAACGTCTTCGGGCCGCCGGCATGGGCGCCGGTGCTCAACAATGTGGTCGCCATCGCCACGCTGGGGTTGTATGTCCTTGTCCCGGGCGAACTCTCGGTCGACCCCGTCGAGATGGGCAACGCCAAGTTGCTGGTGCTCGGCATCGGCACCACGCTCGGCGTGTTCGCGCAGGCCGCGGTGCTGCTCCTCGCGATCCGCCGCGAACGCATCAGCCTGCGCCCGCTGTGGGGCATCGACGACCGGATGAAGAAGTTCGGCGCCATGGCCGCGGCGATGCTCCTCTACGTGCTCATCAGTCAGGTGGGCCTGATCGTCACCAATCAGATCGCCAGCGCGTCCGCCGCATCCGGACCCGCGATCTACAACTACACGTGGCTGGTGCTGCAGCTGCCGTTCGGGATCATCGGCGTCACGGTGCTCACCGTGGTGATGCCACGGCTGTCACGCAACGCCGCCGCCAACGACATCCCGGCGGTACTCGGCGACCTGTCCCTGGCCACCCGGCTCACCATGGTCACGTTGATCCCGATCGTGGCGATCATGACCGTCGGCGGCCCGGCGATCGGCACCGCGCTGTTCGCGTACGGCAACTTCGGCGGAACCGACGCCGGCTATCTCGGCATGGCGATCACCCTGTCGGCGTTCACCCTCATCCCGTACGCGCTGTTCCTAATCCAGCTACGGGTGTTCTACGCGCGCGAACAGCCGTGGACGCCGATCATCGTGATCGTCGTGGTGACCGCGGTGAAGGTGATCGCCTCGCTGGCGGCGCCGGCCCTCACCGACGACCCCGACCTGGTGGCCGGCTACCTCGGCCTGGCCAACGGCCTCGGATTCCTCGCCGGCGCGGTGGTCGGCTACATCCTGCTGCGGGCGAGTCTGCGCCCACCGGGTGGCAGGATGCTCGAAGTCCAGGTGATCCGCACGATCCTGGTGACCGTCGCCGCGTCATTGCTGGCCGGGCTGCTCGCCTACGTCGTCGACCAATTGCTCGGCCTGGAAACGCTGACCGTCAACGGCGGAGCCGCGGGATCGCTGCTGCGGCTGGCCGTGATGGGCGTCATCATGCTGCCCGTCATCGCCGGTGTGCTGTTGGCGGCCAAGGTGCCCGAAGCGACGGCGGCCGTCGGTCTCGTGCGCAGCCGTCTCGGGGGGCGCCGACCGGTGTCCTCTCCGTCAATAACTCGCCCCGACCAAGCGCAGTCCGCTGGTCCCTTCCCGTACTCTGACCACAGGAGCGCACGTCCGGTGCGGCGGGGTGGGGGCCCTGCGACCGGCTGGAACGGCCCTCCCGTGCGGGGTACATCGGTGCATGGCGCCGGGGCAGAGATGGGGAAAGGACCAGCGGTGAGCGACGACTCCGCGGGCGATTCCGCAGTGCCGCCCGATGGCGCTGCGACCACCAAGATCTCGCGGCCTGCCGCGGACTCTGTTTCGCGGCCTTCCGCCGACGACTTCCAGCCCGACGTCGCCGACGACCGCTCGGCCACCACCGAGATGCCCATGTCCGGCCGGCCCCCCTCCGACTACGGCGGCGACCCCACCCGCGAATCACTGCCCTTCGACGCACCCCGCGAACCCCCGATCGAGGCGGCCACCTCCGACGAGGACGTGCACCTCATCCCGGGCGCGACCATCGCCGGCGGCCGATACCGGCTGCTGGTCTTCCACGGCGGCCCGCCGAACCTGCAGTTCTGGCAGGCGCTCGACACCGCGCTCGACCGTCAGGTCGCCCTGACCTTCGTCGATCCCGACGCCACCCTGCCCGACGACCGGGTGCAGCAGATCCTCGCCCGCACACTCAAGCTCAGCCGCCTCGACATGCCCGGCGTGGCCCGCGTCCTCGACGTGGCCAACACCGGATCCGGTGGCCTCATCGTCTCGGAGTGGATCCGCGGCGGATCGCTGGCCGAGGTCGCGGCCACGACGCCCTCCCCGATCGGCGGCGCCCGTGCGATGCAGTCACTCGCCGCGGCCGCCGAAGCCGCACACCGCGCCGGGGTGTCGCTGTCGATCGACCACCCCAGCCGCGTCCGCGTCAGCATCGAAGGCGATGTGGCGCTGGCATTCCCCGCCACGATGCCCGACGCCAACCCCGAGGACGACATCCGCGGTATCGGCGCCGCGCTGTACACACTTCTGGTCAACCGGTGGCCGCTGCCCGAGACCGGCGAGCCGAGCGGGCTCGCCCCCGCCGACACCGACCCGGCGGGCAATCCCGTCGAGCCGCGCGCCGTGGACCGGGACATCCCGTTCCAGATCTCGGCCGCCGCAGCGCACGCCGTGCAGCCCGACGGCGGTATCCGCAGCGCCCCGACGCTGCTGAACCTGCTGCAGCAGGCCACCGCCGTCGCCGACCGCACCGACCTGATCTCACCCGTCGACCGTCCGGACACCCCGGCGCCGTCGCGCTTCCGCGGCGGACCCGATGACGACCCCGAGGCGCAGGCCCGCCGCAAGCGGGGGCTGATGGTCGGCCTCACCATCGGCGGCGTGATCGTCGTCGTCGCGCTGATCGTCCTGGGCACGGTGCTCAGCCGCATCTTCGGTGATGTCGGCAGCGGGCTCGACGGCGACGAACTCGGTCTCAACGCACCGGGCACCTCGGCCGAGGCCGACAGCGGATCCCCGGGTTCGGGCAACGTGGTGCGACCCGTGCGGGCGACGGTGTTCTCCCCCGCCGGCGGCGCCGACTCACCCGATCAGGCCGGCAACGCCATCGACGGCAATTCGACGACGGTGTGGCCCACCGACACCTACTCCGATCCGAACCCGTTCCCGAACTTCAAGAACGGGGTGGGGCTGATCCTGGAGCTGTCCCAGCCCACCACGCTGACGTCGGTGGACATCGACGTCTCCTCCACCGGCACCTCGGCACAGATCCGGTCGTCCCCGTCGGCCGATCCGTCCACACTCGACGACACGACCGCAATGACCCCGTCGACCCCCCTCCGGACGGGTGACAACACCATCGAGATCAGCGACGCCTCCCCCACCTCCTACGTGCTGGTGTGGATCGACAAGCTCGGCACCGTCGACGGGGAGAGCCGCACCGATGTCTCCGAGATCACGCTCAAGGGCACGTCCTGA
- the sigM gene encoding RNA polymerase sigma factor SigM, whose amino-acid sequence MGSFDAVGRSDAQLLADHVAGDRFAFEELFLRHHHHLERLALITSRNHDDAADALQDAMLSAHRKAAAFRYDSAVSSWLYRIVVNACLDRLRRNRNHVASALHDDVGPVGDPTAKVDTAIVVERALQRLPVEQRAAIVAVDMQGYSVAETARMLGIAEGTVKSRCSRGRAKLAEALRDLDEPNQQPPVERGCRPSPRSAHSATTRSRRHPTIARAVRHAGPAPADRP is encoded by the coding sequence GTGGGGAGCTTCGATGCCGTCGGCCGATCCGACGCCCAGCTGCTGGCGGATCACGTCGCCGGTGACCGCTTCGCGTTCGAAGAGCTCTTCCTGCGCCATCACCACCACCTCGAGCGGCTCGCGCTGATCACCAGCCGCAATCACGACGACGCCGCCGATGCCCTCCAGGACGCGATGCTCTCGGCGCACCGCAAGGCGGCAGCGTTCCGCTACGACAGCGCGGTGAGCAGCTGGCTGTACCGGATCGTGGTCAACGCGTGTTTGGATCGGTTGCGCCGCAACCGAAATCACGTCGCCAGCGCCCTGCACGACGACGTCGGCCCAGTCGGTGATCCGACAGCCAAAGTGGACACCGCCATCGTGGTCGAACGCGCACTGCAGCGGCTGCCGGTCGAACAGCGCGCCGCGATCGTCGCCGTCGACATGCAGGGTTACTCGGTCGCCGAGACCGCGCGCATGCTGGGCATCGCCGAAGGCACCGTCAAGAGCCGGTGCAGCAGGGGACGCGCCAAGCTCGCCGAGGCGCTGCGGGACCTGGACGAGCCGAACCAGCAGCCGCCCGTCGAGCGTGGCTGTCGTCCCTCTCCCCGCTCCGCGCACAGCGCCACCACACGCAGCCGTCGCCACCCGACGATCGCCCGTGCCGTGCGCCACGCGGGCCCCGCGCCCGCCGACCGGCCGTAG
- the trxB gene encoding thioredoxin-disulfide reductase, producing the protein MTTSSTVHDVIIIGSGPAGYTAAVYAARAQLKPLVFEGSQFGGALMTTTEVENYPGFRNGITGPELMDEMREQALRFGADLRMEDVDEVSLKGPVKTVTVGDETHRARAVILAMGAAARHLGVPGEDALLGMGVSTCATCDGFFFRDQDIAVIGGGDSAMEEATFLTRFARSVTVIHRRDEFRASRIMLDRARANEKITFMTNTDVTEIEGSPKVTGLRLRDTVTGEESKLAVTGVFVAIGHVPRSDIVRGQVEIDEDGYVLVEGRTTHTSVEGVFAAGDLVDRTYRQAITAAGSGCAAAIDAERWLAEIGVAPSDQEISAPV; encoded by the coding sequence ATGACCACCTCATCGACGGTTCACGATGTGATCATCATCGGCTCCGGTCCGGCCGGTTACACGGCCGCCGTGTACGCCGCACGTGCGCAGCTCAAGCCGCTCGTCTTCGAAGGCAGCCAGTTCGGCGGCGCGCTCATGACCACCACCGAGGTGGAGAACTACCCCGGCTTCCGCAACGGCATCACCGGACCCGAACTGATGGACGAGATGCGCGAGCAGGCCCTGCGCTTCGGCGCCGACCTCCGCATGGAAGACGTCGACGAGGTCTCCCTCAAAGGCCCGGTCAAGACCGTGACCGTCGGTGACGAGACCCACCGCGCCCGCGCCGTCATCCTCGCGATGGGTGCGGCCGCACGCCACCTCGGTGTCCCCGGCGAGGACGCGCTGCTCGGTATGGGCGTCAGCACCTGTGCCACGTGTGACGGCTTCTTCTTCCGCGACCAGGACATCGCCGTGATCGGCGGCGGCGACTCGGCGATGGAGGAAGCGACGTTCCTCACTCGGTTCGCCCGCAGTGTGACGGTGATCCACCGCCGCGACGAGTTCCGTGCATCACGCATCATGCTCGACCGCGCCCGCGCGAACGAGAAGATCACCTTCATGACCAACACCGATGTCACCGAGATCGAGGGCAGCCCCAAGGTGACCGGCCTGCGCCTGCGCGACACCGTCACCGGTGAGGAGTCCAAGCTGGCGGTCACCGGTGTGTTCGTCGCGATCGGCCACGTGCCCCGCTCGGACATCGTGCGCGGTCAGGTCGAGATCGACGAGGACGGCTACGTGCTCGTCGAAGGTCGCACCACCCACACCTCCGTCGAAGGTGTTTTCGCCGCAGGCGATCTGGTGGACCGCACCTATCGGCAGGCCATCACCGCCGCGGGCAGCGGTTGTGCGGCGGCCATCGACGCCGAGCGCTGGCTCGCCGAAATCGGCGTCGCCCCAAGCGATCAAGAGATCTCAGCACCGGTCTGA
- the trxA gene encoding thioredoxin: MADNSATVTVTDDSFSDDVLTSSTPVLVDFWATWCGPCKMVAPVLEEIASEKAGALTVAKLDVDSNPTTARDFQVVSIPTMILFKDGQPVKRIVGAKGKAALLRELADLL; encoded by the coding sequence ATGGCCGACAACAGTGCCACCGTCACCGTCACCGACGACTCGTTCTCCGACGATGTGCTGACCAGCAGCACCCCCGTATTGGTCGACTTCTGGGCCACCTGGTGCGGGCCGTGCAAGATGGTCGCCCCGGTGCTCGAGGAGATCGCCTCCGAGAAGGCCGGCGCGCTGACCGTCGCGAAGCTCGACGTCGACTCCAACCCGACGACCGCGCGCGATTTCCAGGTCGTGTCGATCCCGACGATGATCCTTTTCAAGGACGGTCAACCGGTCAAGCGGATCGTCGGCGCGAAGGGTAAAGCAGCGCTGCTGCGCGAACTCGCCGACCTGCTCTGA
- a CDS encoding N-acetylmuramoyl-L-alanine amidase has protein sequence MSSLRHGDRGAAVTEIRAALSALGLLEGPDDDLTTGRHVVAEFFDDALDQAVRAFQQHRGLLVDGIVGEATYRALKEASYRLGARTLMHQFGAPMYGDDVATLQARLQDLGFYTGLVDGHFGLQTHHGLTSYQREYGLYPDGICGPETLRSLYFLGSRVTGGSPHAIREEELVRRSGPRLSGKRVIIDPGRGGSDHGLIMNGPQGPISEADILWDLASRLEGRMTAIGMDTFLSRPATRSPSDAERAATANTVGADLMISLRCATAPSPAANGVASFHFGNSHGSVSTIGRNLADFIQREVVARTGLRDCRTHGRTWDLLRLTRMPTVQVDVGYITNPRDRDLLVSNHTRDTIAEGILAAVKRLYLLGKNDRPTGTFTFAELLAHELSVEQAGRLSSG, from the coding sequence ATGTCGAGTCTGCGTCACGGTGATCGCGGGGCCGCGGTCACCGAGATCCGCGCAGCGCTCTCCGCCCTCGGGCTTCTCGAGGGCCCCGACGACGACCTCACCACCGGCAGACACGTCGTCGCCGAATTCTTCGACGACGCGCTCGACCAGGCCGTGCGCGCCTTCCAGCAGCACCGCGGCCTACTGGTGGACGGCATCGTCGGTGAAGCCACCTACCGGGCGCTCAAAGAGGCGTCCTACCGCCTCGGCGCGCGAACGCTCATGCACCAGTTCGGCGCCCCGATGTACGGCGACGACGTGGCGACACTGCAGGCGCGGCTACAGGATCTCGGGTTCTACACCGGTCTGGTCGACGGCCACTTCGGTCTGCAGACCCATCACGGGCTCACCTCGTATCAACGCGAATACGGGCTGTACCCGGACGGCATCTGCGGTCCGGAGACCCTGCGGTCGCTGTACTTCCTCGGGTCCCGGGTGACCGGCGGCTCACCGCACGCCATCCGGGAGGAAGAGCTGGTCCGCCGGTCCGGTCCCCGACTGTCGGGTAAGCGGGTCATCATCGATCCGGGTCGCGGCGGTAGCGACCACGGGCTCATCATGAACGGCCCGCAAGGTCCCATCAGCGAGGCAGACATCCTCTGGGACTTGGCAAGTCGCCTCGAAGGCCGGATGACCGCGATCGGGATGGACACGTTCCTGTCCCGGCCCGCCACCCGCAGCCCGTCGGATGCCGAACGTGCTGCCACCGCCAACACCGTCGGCGCGGACCTGATGATCAGCCTGCGCTGCGCCACCGCACCCAGCCCCGCCGCCAACGGCGTCGCGTCGTTCCACTTCGGTAACTCGCACGGGTCGGTGTCCACGATCGGCCGCAACCTGGCCGACTTCATCCAGCGAGAGGTCGTCGCCCGCACCGGGTTACGCGACTGCCGCACCCACGGTCGGACCTGGGATCTGCTGCGGCTCACCAGGATGCCCACCGTGCAGGTCGACGTCGGCTACATCACCAATCCGCGGGACCGTGACCTGTTGGTGTCCAATCACACTCGCGACACCATCGCCGAAGGCATTCTCGCTGCGGTCAAGCGGCTCTACCTGCTCGGGAAGAACGACCGTCCCACAGGCACATTCACCTTCGCCGAACTGCTGGCGCACGAGCTGTCCGTCGAGCAGGCCGGTCGGCTCAGCTCCGGCTGA
- a CDS encoding acetyltransferase, with amino-acid sequence MSARITPLRLEAFEQLPKHARRCVFWEVDPSTLRDDHLSDPEFEKEAWLSMVMLEWGSCGQVAVLCPESMSDEAAATDPSAEEPCVGYAFYAPPRAVPRARLFPTGPVSADAVLLTTVGAELGDDAAGLPHTLLTSVVGDLVRRGVRALEAFGRTEAVSELLDPRAVPSELTPVTEVLGDCSIQQCMVDADFLQQVGFTVVSPHEYFPRLRLELEQGLGWKAGVEAALERLLEPAQLQQPVGAGSGRC; translated from the coding sequence GTGTCGGCACGTATCACGCCCTTGCGCCTGGAAGCCTTCGAGCAGCTTCCCAAGCACGCACGGCGCTGTGTGTTCTGGGAGGTAGATCCGTCGACGCTGCGCGACGACCACCTGTCCGACCCCGAGTTCGAGAAGGAAGCGTGGCTGTCGATGGTCATGCTCGAGTGGGGTTCGTGCGGTCAGGTGGCGGTGTTGTGTCCGGAGTCGATGAGCGACGAGGCCGCGGCGACCGACCCGTCCGCGGAGGAGCCGTGCGTGGGCTACGCGTTCTACGCACCGCCCCGGGCGGTCCCCCGAGCGCGCCTCTTCCCGACCGGCCCGGTCAGCGCGGACGCCGTGCTGCTGACGACGGTGGGGGCGGAGCTGGGCGACGATGCCGCCGGGCTCCCGCACACCCTGCTGACATCGGTCGTCGGCGACCTGGTGCGCCGAGGTGTCCGCGCACTCGAGGCGTTCGGCCGAACCGAGGCGGTGAGCGAACTCCTCGACCCGCGGGCGGTTCCCTCGGAGCTGACCCCGGTGACAGAGGTGCTCGGCGACTGTTCGATTCAGCAGTGCATGGTCGACGCGGACTTCCTGCAGCAGGTCGGGTTCACCGTGGTGTCCCCGCACGAGTACTTTCCCCGGTTGCGCCTCGAATTGGAGCAGGGCCTCGGGTGGAAGGCCGGCGTGGAAGCGGCGCTGGAACGACTCCTGGAGCCGGCACAGCTGCAGCAGCCCGTCGGTGCGGGCAGCGGACGCTGTTAG
- a CDS encoding ParB/RepB/Spo0J family partition protein — MTQPIRKRSGLGRGLASLIPTGPNEDGSAAALGGPRMGNAAADVVIGGGPTVVPPVAEVGAVYREIDPSAIEPNPRQPRQVFDDEALAELVHSIREFGLMQPIVVRELAPGDAGPRYQLVMGERRWRAGQQAGLATIPAIVRETADDNLLRDALLENIHRVQLNPLEEAAAYQQLLDEFGVTHDELAARIGRSRPVITNMIRLLRLPIAVQRRVAAGVLSAGHARALLALEGGPERQEELAARIVAEGLSVRATEEAVTVANHSDPSAPPAPRRKPIQMPGLQDVAEQLSTAFDTRVTVSLGKRKGKIVVEFGSVDDLQRIVDLMNSTKP, encoded by the coding sequence ATGACGCAGCCCATTCGTAAGCGCAGCGGCCTCGGCCGCGGCCTCGCCTCGCTCATCCCGACCGGTCCTAACGAAGACGGGAGCGCCGCCGCACTGGGGGGTCCGCGGATGGGTAACGCCGCCGCTGACGTCGTGATCGGTGGTGGTCCGACGGTGGTCCCGCCTGTCGCAGAGGTCGGCGCCGTCTACCGGGAGATCGATCCATCGGCGATCGAACCCAACCCGCGTCAGCCGCGGCAGGTGTTCGACGACGAGGCGCTGGCCGAGCTCGTGCACTCGATCCGCGAGTTCGGGCTCATGCAGCCGATCGTGGTGCGGGAGCTCGCGCCCGGTGATGCCGGACCGCGCTACCAACTCGTGATGGGGGAGCGGAGGTGGCGCGCCGGCCAGCAGGCGGGGCTCGCCACCATCCCGGCCATCGTGCGCGAGACCGCCGACGACAACCTGCTGCGCGATGCACTGCTCGAGAACATCCACCGGGTACAGCTCAACCCGCTCGAAGAGGCGGCGGCCTATCAGCAGCTGCTCGACGAATTCGGGGTCACCCACGACGAACTCGCCGCGAGGATCGGCCGGTCGCGTCCGGTGATCACGAACATGATCCGACTGCTGCGCCTGCCGATCGCCGTACAGCGCCGCGTCGCGGCCGGGGTGCTGTCCGCCGGGCACGCCCGCGCACTTCTCGCACTCGAGGGTGGGCCGGAACGCCAGGAGGAACTCGCCGCGCGCATCGTCGCCGAAGGGCTGTCGGTCCGCGCCACCGAGGAGGCGGTCACGGTTGCGAACCACAGCGACCCGTCCGCCCCGCCGGCGCCTCGACGCAAGCCCATTCAGATGCCGGGGCTGCAGGATGTAGCTGAGCAGCTGTCGACGGCGTTCGACACACGGGTGACGGTGAGCCTTGGCAAACGCAAAGGCAAGATCGTCGTGGAGTTCGGGTCGGTCGACGATTTGCAGCGGATTGTCGACTTGATGAACTCGACAAAGCCCTAA